In the Qipengyuania gelatinilytica genome, CCATGGTGCTCGGCTTCGGACCACCCATCGTACCCACGGACAGCTACGGCGAAACACTCGCCGAGATCGCCCGCTTCATGCAATCCAAGCTCCCCGGATACCATCGCTTCGACGTGCTCGAAGCGCAGGCCCGCAAGCTGATCGAGGAGGAACGCGCAGATGGTTGAGATGCTGCTTGTGAACGTCGCCGTGCTGGTGGCGGTCGTGCTGGTGCTGTGGGCGATCTCGGTCAAGATCGACGATGTGTCCTTCATCGACAGCTTCTGGGGCGCGGGTATGGCGCTGATGGCTTTCACCAGCTGGCTGCAGGTCGAAGAACGCGGCGTGCTCGCCCACCTTCTGCTGGCGATGACCGCCGCATGGGGTCTGCGCCTCGGCATCTATCTCCTGCGCCGCTGGCGCGAAGAGGGGGAAGACAAGCGTTACGAACGCATGCTCAGGAAGGACCGCGAGAAGGGCCGTTTCGCCTTTGCCGCGCTGACCAAGATCTGGCTCGGGCAGGCCTTGCTGCTGTTCCTCGTCTCCTCGCCGGCCCAGGTCGGGATCCTGACGAGCGATCCGGCGCAGCAGGTGACCGCGCTGACGATCGCGGGCATCGCCCTGTATCTCGTCGGCATCTTCTTCGAATGGGTAGGCGACTGGCAGCTGTCCCAATTCAAGAAAGACCCCTCGAACAAGGGCGAGGTCATGGACAAGGGCCTGTGGCGCTATACCCGTCATCCCAATTATTTCGGCGATGCCTGCGCCTGGTGGGGTATCTGGCTCGTCGTCGCCAGCGTCAGCTGGGAAGTCGCCCTGTGGACCGTTGCCGGACCGCTCTTCCTGACCTTCACGCTGGTGAAGTGGTCGGGCGCAGCCTTGCTGGAAAAGGGTATGAAGCACACGCGCCCCGGATACGAGGATTACAAGAAGCGCACCTCGGCCTTCATCCCTATGCCGCCCAAGAAAAGCGCCTGATCAAGGCGCGGCGGGGGTTTAACCTTCCGCATGATTGGCTACATTGGTCCCACTCTTGAGGGGACCGACGCCAGTGAGCGAAGAAGAAATCGATCAGATGCGCAGCCGCTTCGCGCGCGAGGCGATGGCGTTGATGGAGCGCACTGGCGAGGAAGTGACCCGCATGAGGCTCGCTGCCGAGCTCAGGGTGGCGCGCTCGCGGATCGATGCGGTATTTCCCGAAGACGGCGACCTGTTCGATGCGATCACGGCAGAATGGTTCGCTCCCTATATCGAGATCATGGACGAGGTGATGGCCAGCGGCCTGCCTCCCCGGCGCAAGATGTATGAATTCTTCGCCCGCCGCTTCGTCTTGCTGAAGCAGAATTTCCAGGACGATCCGGCCGCCTTCCGTCTCTACATCGAGATGGGCGAGCGATATTTCGAGTATGCACAAAGCTACATCGACCTTGGCGACCATTACCTTTGCGAAATCATCGCAGAGGCCCAGGCCGAAGGTCATCTGAAGGACATGGACGTCGATTTCGCACGTTCGGTCATCAACCAGATCGTGTCGACCTATCTCCAGCCCTACAGCATTGCCATGCTCGGCGATCGGCTGACCGAAGAGAAGCTCGCGCATATCGTCGATGCCATCTTCGACGGCCTTGTAGCAGCGGACGGCGGGGCGAGGTCGACCAAGGGCCTTCACGCGGCGTGACGCCACAATGGCGGGCCGCAAGATACTTTTCATCGGATTGAATTACGCGCCCGAACCGATCGGTATCGGGCCCTACACCGCTGGTCTGGCAGAGGCGCTGGTCGAACGCGGGCACGAGGTTCGCGCCATCGTCGGCCAGCCCTATTATCCCGACTGGAAACTCTACCCGGATTACCACCGGCGCTGGAAGGCGAGCGTTGAGAATGGCGTGCAGATCATGCGCTGCCCGCATTACATTCCCGCCAATCCGACCGGCAGCAAGCGCATGGCCCATCATGCCAGCTTCGCGAGCAGTGCCTATCCCGCCGCGCGCCGGGCAAGGCGCGAGATGAAGCCGGACCTCGTCTTCACCGTTGCGCCATCGATGATCGCTGCGCCGGTTGCCGCGCGGATGGCGCGCAGGGCCGGGGTGCCGCTATGGCTGCATATCCAGGACTT is a window encoding:
- a CDS encoding DUF1295 domain-containing protein — protein: MVEMLLVNVAVLVAVVLVLWAISVKIDDVSFIDSFWGAGMALMAFTSWLQVEERGVLAHLLLAMTAAWGLRLGIYLLRRWREEGEDKRYERMLRKDREKGRFAFAALTKIWLGQALLLFLVSSPAQVGILTSDPAQQVTALTIAGIALYLVGIFFEWVGDWQLSQFKKDPSNKGEVMDKGLWRYTRHPNYFGDACAWWGIWLVVASVSWEVALWTVAGPLFLTFTLVKWSGAALLEKGMKHTRPGYEDYKKRTSAFIPMPPKKSA